One segment of Allorhodopirellula heiligendammensis DNA contains the following:
- the rbsD gene encoding D-ribose pyranase, producing MKRTRLLNSELSYEISRIGHTASITLCDAGLPIPSRIKRIDLAIEPGYPSFLRTLDALLSEMMIEEIVVASEIHQHNTEIFRGLMDVIERHGMNPLVTEVSHEDFKRRSCESEVFVRTGECTPYANVILRSGVVF from the coding sequence ATGAAACGAACCAGACTACTCAACAGCGAACTGAGTTACGAGATCAGCCGAATCGGACATACGGCGTCCATCACGTTGTGCGACGCCGGACTGCCGATACCGTCCAGAATCAAACGGATCGACTTAGCGATCGAACCGGGTTATCCGTCTTTCCTACGGACACTTGATGCCCTGTTGAGTGAGATGATGATCGAGGAAATTGTGGTCGCGTCGGAGATTCACCAACACAACACTGAGATTTTTCGGGGACTAATGGACGTGATCGAACGCCACGGAATGAACCCCCTGGTGACCGAGGTTTCTCATGAAGACTTCAAGCGAAGATCATGCGAAAGCGAAGTTTTTGTGCGGACGGGTGAATGTACGCCCTATGCAAATGTTATCCTTCGGTCCGGCGTCGTCTTTTAA
- a CDS encoding zinc-dependent alcohol dehydrogenase, with translation MTPSSTLQNAEKSMTHATPKAVRAVAMTAPGKTEMRTYPFPTMDHDSAILKVDMTGICGTDRHIFKGEATELRGKSIYPYIGGHEVIGTIVEIGDNAARTMDYDGQLLQPGDRVAIAVEVNCGECWYCRNHYNNTTCENQVQAYGLHPNADTPPHVRGGFGEYMYIRPRTHLFKIPEEMPTDVAVFVEEMAVAYHALARASGPFAPVNEGFGPGMSVAVLGNGPLGILHGVMARIQGAGLSIATDLSDLRLGVAKKLYADVTINASKVGVEERIHRARELTEGVGPDLVIESAGEPEVFVEALRMVRKGGTVIEVGNWVDLGKTVPLDVMRHINSKNLHIHSVFHCGTNWRPVLNVLQQQSNRYDFPALITHRFSLDELVDGFGTVTNFDECVKIEVVPHKA, from the coding sequence ATGACCCCATCATCAACCTTGCAGAACGCCGAGAAATCCATGACTCACGCAACTCCCAAAGCCGTCCGAGCGGTCGCGATGACAGCTCCCGGCAAAACAGAGATGCGAACCTATCCCTTTCCGACGATGGATCACGACTCCGCAATCTTAAAAGTCGATATGACGGGCATCTGCGGAACCGATCGGCACATCTTCAAAGGTGAGGCCACTGAGTTGCGTGGCAAGTCGATCTATCCTTACATCGGCGGGCATGAGGTCATCGGGACGATTGTCGAGATCGGTGACAACGCCGCGCGGACGATGGATTACGACGGCCAACTGCTTCAGCCCGGCGACCGCGTGGCGATCGCGGTCGAAGTGAACTGTGGCGAGTGCTGGTATTGCCGTAATCACTACAACAACACCACTTGCGAGAACCAGGTACAGGCCTATGGCCTACACCCGAATGCCGACACGCCGCCGCACGTGAGAGGCGGCTTCGGCGAGTACATGTACATTCGCCCGCGGACGCATCTCTTCAAGATTCCTGAAGAGATGCCGACGGACGTTGCGGTATTCGTCGAAGAGATGGCCGTGGCATATCACGCTCTAGCCCGTGCGAGCGGGCCGTTTGCTCCGGTCAATGAAGGCTTCGGCCCGGGGATGTCGGTGGCGGTGTTGGGCAACGGTCCGCTGGGTATCCTGCACGGCGTCATGGCACGAATTCAGGGAGCCGGGTTGTCGATTGCGACAGACCTGTCGGATCTGCGACTTGGGGTTGCCAAGAAGCTGTATGCCGACGTCACGATCAATGCGTCCAAGGTGGGCGTGGAAGAACGGATTCATCGGGCGAGAGAACTGACTGAAGGCGTCGGGCCGGATCTGGTGATTGAATCGGCCGGCGAGCCGGAAGTCTTCGTTGAGGCCCTGAGAATGGTCCGCAAAGGCGGGACGGTAATCGAGGTGGGCAACTGGGTTGATCTCGGTAAAACGGTCCCGCTCGATGTGATGCGACACATCAACTCCAAGAATCTGCACATCCACTCGGTCTTCCATTGCGGAACCAACTGGCGGCCGGTGCTGAACGTCTTGCAACAACAGTCAAATCGCTATGATTTCCCCGCGTTAATAACGCACCGTTTCAGCCTGGACGAACTGGTAGATGGATTCGGCACGGTGACCAATTTCGACGAATGCGTCAAAATCGAGGTCGTGCCGCACAAGGCGTGA
- the rbsK gene encoding ribokinase, whose protein sequence is MKSARRICVVGSANIDLTFRTPRFPQPGETLTGYSQHQGMGGKGANQAVAAARLGTDVTFIACVGNDAFGKAAIDAYEAEGIQTSVMRRAEDQPTGTAAILVDDHAENCIIVVAGANGRLNAEDVKAASSMIEQSDAVLCQLETPVVAAVEAFRLARTLDVLTVLTPAPAEHVTDQLLALCDVCVPNRLEISTLTGQPVETEADALRAAELLRERGVKRVALTMGGNGVFLLDDSGSAHISAIKVEAVDTTGAGDAFTAALTVSLVDGMTLTESARWASTVAAISVTRIGTQTAFPTLKEVNEWSPLKKNA, encoded by the coding sequence ATGAAATCTGCTCGCCGTATTTGCGTAGTTGGCTCGGCCAACATTGACTTAACGTTTCGCACGCCCCGGTTTCCACAACCCGGCGAAACATTGACTGGTTATTCCCAGCATCAGGGCATGGGCGGCAAGGGCGCCAACCAGGCTGTGGCCGCGGCCCGCTTGGGAACTGATGTGACGTTCATCGCCTGTGTTGGAAACGATGCTTTCGGAAAGGCAGCCATTGACGCTTATGAGGCGGAGGGAATTCAGACATCAGTCATGCGGCGGGCAGAAGACCAGCCGACCGGAACCGCTGCGATCCTGGTCGACGACCATGCCGAAAACTGCATTATCGTTGTCGCGGGAGCAAATGGGCGACTCAACGCCGAGGACGTCAAAGCTGCGTCGTCGATGATCGAACAATCCGATGCCGTTCTTTGTCAGTTGGAAACGCCAGTGGTTGCTGCAGTCGAAGCGTTCCGCCTTGCCCGAACTTTAGACGTGCTGACGGTACTCACGCCCGCGCCGGCCGAACACGTCACTGACCAACTGCTTGCACTATGTGACGTCTGTGTTCCAAATAGGTTAGAAATCTCGACGCTGACCGGGCAGCCGGTCGAGACCGAAGCCGATGCACTGCGAGCAGCGGAACTCCTTCGTGAACGTGGAGTAAAACGCGTTGCTTTGACGATGGGCGGCAACGGTGTTTTCCTTCTTGACGACTCAGGATCAGCTCACATTTCGGCGATCAAGGTGGAGGCTGTCGATACGACCGGCGCCGGCGATGCCTTTACCGCAGCGCTCACCGTCTCACTGGTTGACGGCATGACTCTGACTGAATCCGCTCGCTGGGCCAGTACCGTTGCAGCTATTTCAGTGACTCGTATCGGCACTCAGACTGCATTTCCAACCTTGAAGGAAGTCAACGAATGGTCCCCACTGAAGAAAAACGCATGA